One genomic segment of Hordeum vulgare subsp. vulgare chromosome 2H, MorexV3_pseudomolecules_assembly, whole genome shotgun sequence includes these proteins:
- the LOC123425824 gene encoding cysteine-rich receptor-like protein kinase 6, producing the protein MSTRHGPFYRLAATILTAFLLTPPTAAQPPWQICGKSGNYAANDTYQSNIRQLSATLPKNASASRTLFATGSFGTLPDIVYALALCRGDGNASACEACVTTAFQDAQQLCAFNKDATVIYDPCYLRFSNQNFLATTSNDNTIVLKNTQSVSSPVDVFDAAVQTLLNATNYAAANSSRRFATGEEAFDTSNPTIYGLVQCTPDMSQADCRSCLGDIITQMPQDLSGSIGGRMIGVRCNFRYEVVPFFSGSPTLRLPAPPAPPAPPPATVNVTPTATPRGKSANNILAIALPIVAAILAITTVCLCYLRRRRRRRPARSELPHDSTNHEDIDSIDSLIIDLSTLRGATGNFAEANKLGEGGFGAVYKGDLPDGQEIAVKRLSRHSGQGIGELKNELVLVAKLQHKNLVRLVGVCLQEHEKLLVYEYMPNRSIDTILFDPERRKELDWGKRLKIISGIARGLQYLHEDSQLRIIHRDLKASNVLLDFDYTPKISDFGLARLFGADQSREVTNRVVGTYGYMAPEYAMRGHYSIKSDVFSFGILMLEFVTGRRSSGSYNFDESVDLLSLIWEHWSTGTISEIIDSSLRSHAPGDQMVKIFHIGLLCVQDNPADRPMMSTVNVMLSSNTVSLQSPSKPSFFITKSGTYSNPYSESLYPTASQSAAMSAMASPNEVSITELEPR; encoded by the exons ATGTCGACGCGCCACGGCCCGTTCTACCGCCTCGCCGCCACAATCCTCACTGCGTTCCTCCTCACACCACCGACCGCGGCCCAGCCGCCGTGGCAGATCTGCGGCAAGAGCGGCAACTATGCGGCGAACGACACCTACCAATCCAACATCCGGCAACTCTCCGCCACCCTCCCGAAGAACGCATCCGCTTCCCGGACGCTCTTCGCCACCGGCAGCTTCGGAACCCTCCCGGACATCGTCTACGCGCTCGCGCTCTGCCGCGGGGACGGCAACGCCTCCGCGTGCGAGGCCTGCGTCACCACCGCCTTCCAGGACGCGCAGCAGCTCTGCGCCTTCAACAAGGACGCCACCGTCATCTACGACCCCTGCTACCTCCGCTTCTCCAACCAGAActtcctcgccaccaccagcAACGACAACACCATCGTCCTCAAGAACACGCAGAGCGTGAGCTCGCCGGTGGACGTGTTCGACGCCGCCGTCCAAACACTCCTCAACGCTACCAACTACGCGGCGGCAAACTCGTCCAGGCGGTTCGCCACGGGGGAGGAGGCCTTCGACACCAGTAACCCCACCATCTACGGGCTCGTGCAGTGCACGCCCGACATGTCACAGGCCGATTGCCGGAGCTGCCTCGGAGACATAATTACGCAGATGCCGCAGGATCTCAGCGGGAGCATAGGCGGGAGGATGATTGGGGTGCGGTGCAATTTCAGGTACGAGGTTGTCCCTTTCTTCTCCGGAAGCCCGACCCTGCGGTTGCCAGCACCTCCAGCGCCGCCGGCTCCTCCTCCTGCGACTGTTAACGTCACGCCGACGGCGACCCCACGAG GAAAATCGGCAAACAATATTCTGGCTATTGCGCTGCCTATAGTTGCTGCAATTCTGGCTATCACTACTGTTTGCCTTTGTTatttaaggaggaggagaaggagaagaccagCGAGGAGTGAGCTACCACATG ATTCGACTAATCATGAGGACATAGATAGCATTGATTCACTTATAATTGATCTATCAACCTTACGCGGCGCGACGGGTAACTTTGCTGAGGCGAATAAGCTTGGTGAGGGAGGATTTGGTGCAGTTTATAAG GGAGACCTTCCTGATGGTCAAGAAATAGCTGTGAAGAGGCTCTCCAGGCATTCAGGGCAAGGAATAGGGGAGCTCAAGAATGAGCTTGTTTTGGTCGCCAAGCTTCAACATAAAAATCTTGTCAGGCTTGTTGGCGTATGCTTGCAAGAGCATGAGAAACTGCTTGTGTATGAATACATGCCCAATAGAAGCATTGACACCATTCTTTTTG ATCCAGAGAGAAGAAAGGAGCTAGACTGGGGAAAGAGATTAAAGATAATAAGTGGAATTGCTCGAGGATTGCAGTATCTTCATGAAGATTCACAGCTGAGAATAATCCACCGGGACCTCAAAGCTAGCAATGTTCTGTTAGACTTTGATTACACTCCTAAGATTTCAGACTTTGGCTTGGCAAGGCTATTTGGAGCAGATCAATCACGGGAGGTCACAAACCGTGTTGTTGGAACATA TGGATACATGGCCCCAGAATATGCAATGCGCGGTCACTATTCTATTAAATCAGACGTGTTCAGCTTTGGAATTTTGATGTTGGAATTTGTGACTGGACGACGAAGTAGTGGCTCCTATAACTTCGACGAGTCTGTAGACCTCTTAAGTCTC ATATGGGAACACTGGAGCACGGGGACAATTTCGGAGATCATAGACTCTTCTCTGAGAAGTCATGCACCAGGAGACCAGATGGTGAAGATTTTTCACATTGGGCTGCTCTGTGTTCAAGATAACCCAGCTGATAGGCCTATGATGTCGACAGTAAATGTCATGCTTAGCAGTAACACTGTGTCCCTCCAGTCTCCATCCAAGCCATCATTTTTCATCACCAAGAGCGGCACATACTCAAATCCTTACTCGGAGTCGTTATACCCTACGGCTTCCCAGTCGGCCGCTATGTCAGCTATGGCGTCACCAAATGAAGTTTCAATCACAGAACTTGAACCAAGATGA
- the LOC123425823 gene encoding cysteine-rich receptor-like protein kinase 6, protein MESVESMLIDISTLRAATRGFAESNKLGQGGFGAVYKGTLPDGDEIAVKRLAKSSTQGVGELTNELLLVAKLQHKNLVRLVSVCLEQEERLLVYEFVPNRSLDQVLFDTEKRGQLDWGKRYKIISGIARGLQYLHEDSQLKVVHRDLKASNVLLDTNMNPKISDFGLARLFGGDQTQGVTSRVVGTYGYMAPEYVMRGNYSVKSDVFSFGVMVLEIVTGKKNNDCYTSRLSEDLLTLVWEHWTAGSVSELIDPCLGDGFSRTDAQRCMHIGLLCTQGDPAGRPAMSSVVMMLGSDTVSLQAPPKPVSYARRNGSGTSSTMSTASA, encoded by the exons ATGGAAAGCGTAGAATCGATGCTCATTGACATTTCTACCCTGAGAGCTGCAACCAGGGGTTTCGCAGAGAGCAACAAACTTGGCCAAGGCGGATTTGGTGCGGTGTACAAG GGTACTCTCCCGGACGGCGATGAAATAGCGGTGAAGAGGCTTGCCAAGAGTTCGACGCAAGGAGTTGGAGAGCTGACGAATGAGCTCCTTTTGGTCGCCAAGCTTCAGCACAAGAATCTCGTCAGGCTTGTTAGCGTCTGCCTGGAGCAGGAGGAGAGACTGCTCGTCTACGAGTTCGTCCCCAACCGGAGCCTGGACCAGGTCCTATTCG ATACGGAGAAACGCGGCCAACTTGACTGGGGAAAGAGGTACAAGATCATAAGCGGAATCGCGCGAGGCCTGCAGTACCTCCACGAAGACTCGCAGCTCAAGGTAGTCCACCGCGACCTTAAGGCGAGCAACGTCTTGCTTGACACCAACATGAACCCCAAGATCTCGGACTTCGGACTCGCGAGGCTCTTCGGGGGAGACCAGACGCAGGGCGTCACCAGCCGTGTCGTTGGAACATA TGGTTACATGGCCCCGGAGTACGTGATGCGCGGGAACTACTCGGTCAAGTCGGACgtgttcagcttcggcgtcatggTTCTGGAGATCGTGACGGGGAAGAAGAACAACGACTGCTACACCTCCCGGCTGTCTGAAGATCTGTTGACGCTT GTATGGGAGCACTGGACGGCAGGGTCGGTATCCGAGCTGATAGACCCGTGCTTGGGCGACGGCTTCTCCAGGACCGACGCGCAGCGGTGCATGCACATCGGGCTGCTGTGCACGCAGGGAGACCCCGCGGGCCGGCCGGCGATGTCGTCGGTGGTCATGATGCTCGGCAGCGACACGGTGTCTCTCCAGGCCCCGCCCAAGCCGGTGTCCTACGCCAGGAGAAACGGCTCGGGCACGTCGTCCACCATGTCCACGGCGTCAGCATAG
- the LOC123426119 gene encoding cysteine-rich receptor-like protein kinase 6, with the protein MSHLVLLSLAVVLLARRAAAYPWQVCGTAANFTANSTYQANLGLVAAALPRNISSSTDLFATAVVGAAPDKVWALALCRGDANATACSGCLAMAFQDVQNQCAYDRDAAIYYDPCALYYTSNATSLSSLDSVGRTNRVNNQNVTSDPGRFNRQAAAVVNATADYAAYNSTRRYASGEADLGGQFTRVYSWAQCTPDMTPARCRGCLAGLIASMPRRLADRVGARSLGVRCSYRYETYSFLGGPVMVRLAAPPPSSPAPAPAVGPAVPTPGPVAGGESWYVLSGR; encoded by the coding sequence ATGAGCCACCTCGTCCTGCTATCcctcgccgtcgtgctgctggcgcGGCGCGCCGCGGCGTATCCGTGGCAGGTGTGCGGCACGGCAGCCAACTTCACGGCCAACAGCACGTACCAGGCCAACCTGGGCCTCGTCGCCGCGGCGCTGCCCAGGAACATCTCGTCGTCCACGGACCTCTTCGCCACCGCCGTGGTCGGCGCCGCCCCGGACAAGGTCTGGGCGCTCGCGCTCTGCCGGGGCGACGCCAACGCCACGGCCTGCTCCGGCTGCCTCGCCATGGCGTTCCAGGACGTGCAGAACCAGTGCGCCTACGACAGGGACGCCGCCATCTACTACGACCCCTGCGCGCTCTACTACACCTCCAACgccacctccctctcctccttggacAGCGTCGGGAGGACGAACCGCGTCAACAACCAGAACGTCACGTCCGACCCCGGGCGGTTCAACCGCCAGGCGGCCGCGGTCGTGAACGCCACCGCAGACTACGCGGCGTACAACTCCACGCGGCGGTACGCGTCCGGGGAGGCCGACCTCGGCGGCCAGTTCACCAGGGTGTACAGCTGGGCGCAGTGCACGCCGGACATGACGCCGGCGAGGTGCCGTGGTTGCCTCGCCGGACTCATCGCCAGTATGCCGAGGCGGCTCGCCGACCGCGTCGGAGCGAGATCACTTGGGGTCAGGTGCAGCTACCGATACGAGACGTACTCCTTCCTCGGCGGCCCGGTGATGGTCAGGCTGGCAGCGCCGCCGCCGAGCTCGCCAGCGCCTGCGCCTGCAGTTGGGCCCGCGGTTCCAACTCCAGGGCCGGTCGCCGGAGGTGAGTCTTGGTATGTTTTATCCGGTCGCTAG